A single window of Pseudomonas benzenivorans DNA harbors:
- a CDS encoding glutathione peroxidase — protein sequence MLLRPLVIVLMPGTLASPVLAEQCPALLQGELPKLRSKDSIDLCGQFAGKPLLVVNTASYCGFTPQFKGLEALYQRFKGQGFEVLGVPSDDFRQEADDAQETAKVCYVNYGVTFSMSETQPVTGERAVALFRELAVQSREPRWNFTKYVVDRRGRVLARFSSETEPDDPALIAAVEKAIASSP from the coding sequence ATGCTGCTGCGTCCCCTTGTCATCGTGCTGATGCCCGGCACCCTGGCTTCGCCCGTGCTGGCCGAGCAGTGTCCTGCCCTGCTGCAGGGCGAGCTGCCGAAATTGCGCAGCAAGGACAGCATCGATCTGTGCGGGCAGTTCGCCGGCAAGCCGCTGCTGGTCGTCAATACCGCCAGCTACTGCGGCTTCACGCCACAATTCAAGGGCCTCGAGGCGCTGTACCAGCGCTTCAAGGGGCAGGGCTTCGAGGTGCTCGGCGTACCGTCGGACGACTTCCGCCAGGAAGCCGATGACGCCCAGGAAACCGCCAAGGTTTGTTACGTGAATTACGGCGTAACCTTCAGCATGAGCGAAACCCAGCCGGTCACGGGCGAGCGCGCCGTTGCGTTGTTCAGGGAGCTGGCCGTGCAGAGCCGCGAGCCGCGCTGGAACTTTACCAAGTACGTGGTCGATCGCCGGGGCAGGGTGCTCGCCCGCTTCTCCAGCGAGACCGAGCCCGATGATCCCGCACTCATCGCCGCGGTCGAGAAGGCCATCGCCTCCAGCCCTTGA
- a CDS encoding esterase/lipase family protein, which produces MRRAITTTLAALALAGAVEAQANYTKTKYPIVLVHGVTGFDTIGGLINYFHTIPWNLERDGAKVYVASVAALNDSEQRGAELARQIVPWATANGGKVNLMGHSQGSPTSRVAASLRPDLVASVTSINGVNKGSKVADVIRGVIPANGLIEGGANAIAVALGTVINLLSGSSNPQNGVAALGTLTTPGTAALNGRHPWGVNNASYCAKSTEVHNVRGNNIRYYSWTGNTSYTNVLDVVDPFLAITGLVFGSEKNDGLVGVCSTYLGQVLGDSYSMNHVDAINHLFGIRGWTEPVSLYRQHANRLKNKGI; this is translated from the coding sequence ATGCGTCGCGCCATCACTACTACCCTGGCCGCACTGGCCCTGGCCGGAGCCGTCGAGGCCCAGGCCAACTACACCAAGACCAAGTACCCGATCGTGCTGGTGCACGGCGTCACTGGTTTCGACACCATCGGCGGTCTTATCAATTACTTCCACACCATTCCCTGGAACCTCGAGCGCGACGGCGCCAAGGTCTATGTCGCCAGTGTCGCGGCGCTCAACGACAGCGAGCAGCGCGGCGCCGAACTGGCCCGGCAGATCGTGCCGTGGGCCACGGCCAATGGCGGCAAGGTCAACCTGATGGGCCACAGCCAGGGTTCGCCGACCTCCCGTGTGGCCGCCTCGCTGCGTCCCGACCTGGTGGCCTCGGTAACCTCGATCAACGGCGTCAACAAGGGCTCCAAGGTTGCCGACGTGATCCGTGGGGTAATCCCGGCGAACGGCCTCATCGAAGGCGGTGCCAATGCCATCGCCGTGGCGCTCGGCACGGTGATCAACCTGTTGTCCGGTAGCAGCAATCCGCAGAACGGCGTGGCCGCGCTCGGCACCCTGACCACGCCGGGCACCGCCGCCCTCAACGGCCGCCACCCCTGGGGCGTGAACAACGCCAGCTACTGCGCCAAGTCGACCGAAGTGCACAACGTGCGCGGCAACAACATCCGTTACTACTCCTGGACTGGCAACACCAGCTACACCAACGTCCTCGACGTGGTCGACCCATTCCTGGCCATCACCGGCCTGGTGTTCGGCAGCGAGAAGAACGACGGCCTGGTCGGCGTCTGCTCCACCTACCTGGGCCAGGTGCTTGGCGACAGCTACAGCATGAACCACGTCGATGCGATCAACCATCTGTTCGGTATTCGCGGCTGGACGGAGCCGGTGTCGCTGTACCGCCAGCACGCCAACCGCCTGAAGAACAAGGGCATCTGA